In Bradyrhizobium erythrophlei, a single genomic region encodes these proteins:
- a CDS encoding cupin domain-containing protein, translating into MASRHENHRENVAGRANVEDTPELLAYYDELDGLDTGALWTVANKIEPWQPRSTSVAVLWRYEDLRKHVLRSVELVSPEKAGRRVIYLNNPGRREQAAAVGWLYSGLQVMHPGEVASAHAHSASALRFIMEGKGAYTIVDGHKLTLGANDFVLTPNGTWHEHGVAADGTPCIWQDGLDIPLVNALEANFYAVHPKMQQDVGHPVDDMAHAWGNPGLRPADTEWSRGYSPLLKYEWGPTYEALQRYAAASGGSPYDGLLMNYVNPVTGGPVMQTIGAAMQMLRPGEATRAHRHTGSFIYQVAKGSGYSIIDGKRFDWKERDIFCVPSWAWHEHANVSGSEDACLFSFNDLPVMHALGLYREEAFGDNEGRQPHAT; encoded by the coding sequence ATGGCATCACGTCACGAAAATCACCGGGAAAACGTCGCCGGGCGCGCGAATGTCGAGGATACCCCGGAGCTGCTCGCCTATTACGACGAGCTCGACGGCCTCGATACCGGTGCGCTCTGGACAGTCGCCAACAAGATCGAGCCCTGGCAGCCGCGCTCGACGTCGGTTGCCGTGCTGTGGCGCTACGAGGATCTGCGCAAGCATGTGCTTCGATCGGTCGAACTGGTGTCGCCGGAAAAAGCCGGCCGCCGCGTCATCTATCTCAACAATCCCGGCCGCCGGGAGCAGGCGGCCGCCGTGGGGTGGCTGTATTCCGGCCTGCAGGTCATGCATCCCGGAGAGGTGGCCTCGGCACACGCGCATTCGGCCTCCGCGCTTCGCTTCATCATGGAGGGCAAGGGGGCCTACACGATCGTCGATGGCCACAAGCTCACGCTTGGCGCCAATGATTTTGTGCTGACGCCGAACGGCACCTGGCATGAGCACGGCGTTGCCGCCGACGGCACGCCCTGCATCTGGCAGGATGGCCTCGACATTCCGCTCGTCAATGCGCTCGAAGCCAATTTCTATGCGGTGCATCCCAAGATGCAGCAGGACGTCGGCCATCCCGTCGACGATATGGCGCATGCGTGGGGCAATCCCGGCCTGCGGCCCGCCGACACCGAATGGAGCAGGGGATATTCGCCGCTTCTGAAATACGAGTGGGGCCCGACCTACGAGGCGTTGCAGCGCTATGCCGCAGCATCGGGCGGTTCGCCCTATGACGGCCTGCTGATGAACTACGTCAATCCGGTGACCGGCGGTCCTGTCATGCAGACGATTGGCGCGGCCATGCAGATGCTGCGGCCGGGCGAGGCCACGCGCGCGCATCGCCACACCGGCAGCTTCATCTACCAGGTCGCAAAGGGAAGCGGCTACTCGATCATCGATGGAAAGCGTTTCGACTGGAAGGAGCGCGACATCTTCTGCGTTCCGTCCTGGGCCTGGCATGAACACGCCAACGTATCCGGGAGCGAGGACGCCTGTCTGTTCTCCTTCAATGATCTGCCGGTGATGCACGCGCTTGGCCTCTATCGCGAGGAAGCCTTCGGCGACAACGAAGGCCGGCAGCCGCACGCAACCTAG
- a CDS encoding fumarylacetoacetate hydrolase family protein: MRLVTYRASVEAAARLGAIVGDVVVDVEQIGIHAGPKLPSSMIAFIDLGPSALPVLKDILDDCNGRWPVGATLPLANVKLLAPIPRPRKNIFGIGLNYVEHVAESSRALDTASELPKQPIIFSKPPTSVIGPDEAIEHNKAITQQLDWEVELAVVIGTTARRVPQAKALDHVFGYSVMIDISARDNRRAGQWIYSKGQDTYAPFGPCIVTSDEIADPHVLDLWLTVNGIEKQRSNTRHMLFTVPLLIYDISAAITLEPGDIIATGTPDGVGAGRSPQEWLWPGDVVEAEVSGIGRLRHPVVAV; this comes from the coding sequence ATGCGTCTCGTGACCTATCGCGCTTCGGTCGAAGCGGCGGCGCGCCTTGGCGCGATCGTTGGTGATGTTGTTGTCGACGTCGAGCAGATCGGCATCCATGCGGGACCGAAACTGCCCTCGTCGATGATTGCCTTCATCGATCTGGGGCCGTCCGCGTTGCCCGTGCTGAAGGACATTCTAGACGATTGCAATGGTCGCTGGCCGGTCGGGGCCACCTTGCCGCTTGCGAATGTGAAGCTGCTGGCGCCGATTCCTCGGCCGCGCAAGAACATCTTCGGTATCGGCCTCAACTATGTCGAACATGTCGCGGAATCATCCCGCGCTCTCGACACGGCGAGCGAACTGCCAAAGCAGCCGATCATCTTTTCCAAGCCGCCAACGAGCGTCATCGGCCCAGACGAGGCGATCGAGCACAACAAGGCGATTACGCAACAGCTCGACTGGGAGGTCGAACTGGCTGTTGTGATCGGCACGACCGCCCGGCGCGTGCCGCAAGCCAAGGCGCTAGACCATGTCTTCGGCTACAGCGTGATGATCGACATCAGCGCGCGCGATAATCGCCGTGCCGGTCAGTGGATCTATTCAAAAGGCCAGGACACCTACGCGCCGTTCGGACCTTGCATCGTCACCTCCGACGAGATCGCCGATCCGCATGTCCTCGACCTCTGGCTCACGGTGAACGGGATCGAAAAGCAGCGCTCCAACACCCGGCACATGCTGTTCACTGTGCCGCTGCTGATCTACGACATTTCGGCTGCGATCACGCTCGAGCCGGGCGACATCATCGCAACCGGCACGCCCGATGGGGTCGGGGCGGGGCGTTCGCCTCAGGAATGGCTCTGGCCTGGCGATGTCGTCGAGGCCGAAGTCTCGGGGATCGGGCGGCTGCGCCATCCGGTCGTTGCAGTCTGA
- the atzF gene encoding allophanate hydrolase, whose product MTETVAAIVAAHRAGQQSPAQTVARSFKRIREHNDPAIFISLRDEKDAVTEAEALSAKDARELPLLGVPVAVKDNIDVAGLPTTAACPAYSYNPTRDAASVARLRQAGAIIIGKTNLDQFATGLVGVRSPYGIPVNPMRSDLIPGGSSSGSAVAVSTGLVPLSLGTDTAGSGRVPAMLNNIVGLKPSLGLVPTAGVVPACRTLDCVSVFSLTVDDAVAALSVMAGPDRSDPFSRDRSFAKLSPFPGGLRLGVPRDGQLIFFGDKAQEAAYAAALERWRALGATLVSFDLEPLYETARLLYEGPWVTERYLVIRNLLASSPDAIHPVTREITIAGSRISAADTFAALYRLQTLRRTAEHAFAGIDALVLPTAPTAYSTAQVLANPIELNSRLGTYTNFVNLLDLCGLALPSSIRPDEIPFGITLLAPAGQDALLASIGRVFQAQTKLTLGAKGVVLPPLADLSLDLTGDEIPIAVVGAHLSGMALNAELKAHGGRLLEATSTAPDYRLFALPTTPPKPGMLRVEAGSGTPVALEVWALRAAEFARFVAAIPPPLSIGTVRLKDGRGVKGFIVEAADVGNAKDISSYGGWRAFTTQAAK is encoded by the coding sequence GTGACCGAAACCGTCGCCGCCATCGTTGCCGCACATCGCGCCGGCCAACAATCCCCTGCGCAAACCGTGGCGCGCAGCTTCAAGCGGATTCGCGAGCACAACGATCCCGCGATCTTCATCTCGCTACGCGACGAAAAAGATGCGGTCACTGAGGCCGAGGCACTCTCCGCAAAGGACGCGCGCGAGCTTCCGCTGCTCGGCGTTCCGGTTGCGGTGAAGGACAATATCGACGTGGCGGGACTGCCGACCACCGCCGCCTGCCCGGCCTACTCTTACAACCCGACGCGCGACGCGGCGTCGGTGGCGCGGCTGCGCCAGGCCGGCGCGATCATCATCGGCAAGACCAATCTCGACCAGTTCGCGACCGGTCTCGTCGGCGTGCGTTCTCCTTACGGCATTCCCGTCAACCCGATGCGTTCCGATCTCATTCCGGGCGGATCGAGTTCGGGATCGGCGGTGGCGGTTTCGACCGGATTGGTGCCGCTCTCACTCGGCACCGATACCGCAGGGTCCGGCCGCGTGCCGGCGATGCTCAACAACATCGTCGGACTGAAGCCGAGCCTTGGCCTCGTTCCGACCGCAGGCGTCGTGCCGGCCTGCCGAACGCTCGACTGCGTGTCGGTGTTTTCGCTGACCGTCGACGATGCGGTCGCCGCGCTCTCGGTGATGGCCGGTCCCGACAGGTCGGATCCGTTCTCGCGCGACCGCTCGTTTGCGAAACTCAGTCCTTTTCCCGGCGGATTGCGGCTCGGCGTGCCGCGCGACGGCCAACTCATCTTCTTCGGCGACAAGGCGCAGGAGGCAGCCTACGCCGCCGCGCTGGAGCGGTGGCGCGCGCTCGGCGCGACGCTCGTCAGTTTCGACCTCGAGCCGCTCTACGAGACCGCGCGCTTGCTCTACGAAGGGCCCTGGGTCACCGAGCGCTATCTTGTGATCCGCAACCTGCTGGCGTCCTCGCCCGATGCGATCCATCCCGTGACGCGGGAGATCACCATCGCCGGCAGCCGGATATCGGCCGCCGACACGTTTGCCGCGCTCTACCGATTGCAGACCTTGCGCCGCACCGCCGAGCACGCCTTCGCCGGGATCGACGCGCTGGTGTTGCCGACCGCACCGACCGCCTATTCCACCGCGCAAGTACTCGCCAATCCGATCGAGCTCAACTCGCGGCTCGGCACCTATACCAACTTCGTCAACCTGCTCGACCTCTGCGGCCTTGCACTGCCGTCATCGATCCGGCCGGACGAAATTCCGTTCGGCATCACGCTGCTCGCGCCCGCCGGGCAGGATGCGCTGCTCGCCAGCATCGGCCGTGTGTTCCAGGCGCAAACCAAACTGACGCTGGGCGCCAAGGGCGTTGTGCTGCCGCCGCTCGCCGATCTCAGCCTGGATCTGACGGGCGACGAGATTCCGATCGCGGTGGTCGGCGCGCATCTTTCCGGCATGGCGCTCAATGCCGAATTGAAGGCGCATGGCGGACGGCTATTGGAAGCAACCTCGACCGCACCGGACTATCGGCTGTTTGCGTTACCCACCACGCCGCCCAAACCCGGAATGTTGCGCGTCGAGGCGGGAAGCGGCACGCCGGTCGCGCTTGAAGTATGGGCGCTGCGTGCGGCCGAGTTCGCCAGATTTGTCGCCGCGATTCCGCCACCGCTCTCGATCGGCACGGTTCGCCTGAAGGATGGTCGCGGCGTGAAAGGTTTTATCGTGGAAGCCGCCGACGTCGGCAACGCGAAGGACATTTCGTCGTACGGTGGCTGGCGGGCCTTCACCACGCAGGCAGCAAAGTAA
- a CDS encoding NAD(P)/FAD-dependent oxidoreductase, with the protein MSQEPHRVVIVGAGFGGLECALRLKGAPVEITLVDRRNHHLFQPLLYQVATASLATSEIAWPIRYLLRDRSDVTTLFANVNGVDAANKRVLLEDGDTLGYDTLVLATGVRHAYFGHDEWEPFAPGLKTLEDATTLRRRILVAFERAERESDPERRAALLTFVIIGAGPTGVELAGTIAELARDTLPPDFRNIDTHKTRVVLIEAGPRVLAGFPDDLSAYAQRSLEEVGVEVILNQPVTECSADGVVFGGKPLQARTLIWAAGVRASRAAEWLQAPHDRAGRLQVQPDLTVPDHPDIFAIGDTVSIADAKGNPVPGIAPAAKQQGRYVAAAIKARLAGQTTAPFRYSHAGSLAQIGKRKAVIDFGTIKLRGTIAWWIWGIAHIYFLIGLRNRLSVAISWLWIHARDQRAARLITQGSSKVAR; encoded by the coding sequence GTGTCGCAGGAACCCCATCGCGTGGTGATTGTCGGCGCCGGCTTCGGCGGGCTGGAATGCGCACTGCGGCTAAAGGGCGCGCCGGTTGAGATCACGCTCGTCGACCGCCGCAACCATCACCTTTTTCAGCCGCTGCTTTATCAGGTCGCGACCGCCTCGCTCGCGACGTCCGAAATCGCCTGGCCGATCCGCTATCTCCTGCGTGACCGCAGCGACGTCACAACGCTGTTCGCCAACGTCAACGGCGTCGACGCGGCCAACAAGCGCGTCCTGCTCGAGGACGGCGACACGCTTGGCTACGACACCTTGGTGCTCGCGACCGGCGTACGCCACGCCTATTTCGGCCATGACGAATGGGAGCCGTTCGCGCCGGGCCTCAAGACGCTCGAAGACGCGACCACGCTACGACGTCGGATCCTCGTCGCCTTCGAGCGCGCCGAGCGCGAAAGTGACCCGGAAAGGCGCGCCGCGCTTTTGACCTTCGTGATCATCGGCGCGGGACCTACCGGCGTCGAACTCGCCGGCACCATTGCCGAACTTGCGCGCGACACCTTGCCGCCCGACTTCCGCAACATCGATACCCACAAGACGCGGGTGGTCTTGATCGAAGCCGGCCCGCGCGTGCTCGCAGGCTTTCCCGACGACCTTTCGGCCTATGCGCAGCGTTCGCTCGAAGAGGTCGGCGTGGAGGTCATTCTCAACCAGCCCGTCACCGAATGCTCCGCCGACGGCGTCGTGTTCGGCGGCAAGCCTTTGCAGGCGCGAACCCTGATCTGGGCCGCCGGCGTGCGCGCCTCCCGCGCCGCCGAATGGCTGCAGGCCCCTCACGATCGCGCTGGACGGTTGCAAGTTCAGCCTGACCTGACCGTGCCGGATCATCCCGACATCTTTGCGATCGGCGACACGGTGTCGATCGCAGACGCGAAAGGAAACCCGGTGCCCGGCATCGCGCCCGCCGCCAAGCAACAGGGCCGTTATGTCGCGGCCGCGATCAAGGCGCGCCTCGCGGGCCAAACGACCGCACCATTTCGCTACAGCCATGCCGGCAGCCTTGCGCAGATCGGCAAGCGCAAGGCGGTGATCGATTTCGGCACCATCAAGCTGCGCGGCACGATCGCATGGTGGATCTGGGGCATCGCCCACATCTACTTCCTGATCGGTCTGCGCAATCGTCTGAGCGTCGCCATCAGCTGGCTATGGATTCATGCCCGCGACCAGCGCGCTGCGCGCCTGATCACCCAGGGGTCCAGCAAGGTCGCGCGCTAG
- the hpxZ gene encoding oxalurate catabolism protein HpxZ, which translates to MQVDLPEVLAEVTAQFERYEKALVSNDVAVLDELFRNDPRTLRYGGGENLYGYQEIMAFRAGRSPIGLGRRTERTLITTYGRDMAVASTLFYRDAMPGKVGRQMQTWVRFPEGWKIVAAHVSVINEPQDKA; encoded by the coding sequence ATGCAGGTCGATCTTCCCGAAGTGCTGGCCGAGGTGACTGCGCAGTTCGAGCGCTACGAAAAGGCATTGGTGTCTAACGATGTCGCTGTGCTCGACGAATTGTTCCGCAATGATCCGCGCACGCTGCGTTATGGCGGCGGCGAAAATCTCTACGGCTACCAGGAAATCATGGCGTTTCGCGCTGGCCGTTCGCCGATCGGCCTGGGGCGGAGGACCGAACGCACCCTGATCACGACCTATGGCCGGGACATGGCGGTGGCCTCGACCCTGTTCTATCGCGATGCCATGCCCGGCAAGGTCGGGCGGCAGATGCAGACTTGGGTACGCTTTCCGGAGGGCTGGAAAATTGTCGCCGCGCATGTCAGCGTGATCAACGAACCGCAGGATAAGGCATGA
- a CDS encoding GntR family transcriptional regulator, producing MIGGDANEPATLGEAAYQRLRTDIVTGAFKGGMPLRLEALRQRYGFSFSPLREALMRLQSERLVLSTALRGFSVAPLSREEMQDATETRILIESEALRRSMRDGDDNWEAGIVAAFHALSRQVERQSQASGKLEMAEISAMEERHHQFHRSLIAACGSPRLLELADQLYVETQRYRLPNLIGQVAPKKRRNVAKEHQEIMEASLQRSQDAVRLLAEHYRRTSDIIRASMEE from the coding sequence ATGATCGGCGGCGATGCCAACGAGCCGGCGACGCTGGGCGAAGCAGCCTATCAACGCCTGCGCACCGACATCGTCACCGGCGCGTTCAAGGGGGGAATGCCGTTGCGGCTGGAAGCCCTGCGCCAGCGCTATGGATTTAGCTTTTCCCCCCTGCGCGAAGCCTTGATGCGACTGCAGTCGGAGCGTCTCGTCCTTTCGACAGCGCTACGCGGCTTCTCCGTCGCGCCGCTGTCGCGGGAGGAGATGCAAGACGCCACCGAAACCCGAATCCTGATTGAAAGCGAGGCGCTGCGCCGCTCGATGCGCGACGGTGACGACAACTGGGAGGCGGGCATCGTTGCGGCCTTCCACGCCCTGAGCCGGCAGGTCGAACGGCAGTCGCAGGCATCAGGCAAGCTGGAGATGGCCGAGATCAGCGCGATGGAGGAAAGGCACCATCAGTTTCACCGGTCACTGATCGCGGCCTGCGGTTCGCCAAGACTCCTGGAACTGGCGGACCAACTCTATGTCGAAACCCAACGCTATCGCCTGCCGAACCTGATTGGCCAGGTCGCGCCCAAAAAACGGCGCAACGTGGCCAAAGAACATCAGGAAATCATGGAGGCCTCCCTTCAGCGCAGCCAGGATGCGGTTCGACTTCTCGCCGAGCATTACCGCCGGACGTCTGATATCATCAGGGCGTCAATGGAAGAGTGA
- a CDS encoding DUF4089 domain-containing protein: MAKDSLDDYIDAASKLLRLPVKDAWKPAVRANLEVSMRLARMVDEFEFSDEAEPASVFTA, encoded by the coding sequence ATGGCTAAAGACTCCCTGGACGACTATATCGACGCTGCCTCGAAACTCCTGAGATTGCCGGTCAAGGACGCCTGGAAGCCGGCGGTCCGGGCCAATCTCGAAGTGTCCATGCGCCTCGCGCGGATGGTGGACGAGTTTGAATTTTCCGACGAAGCCGAGCCCGCCAGTGTCTTCACAGCCTGA
- a CDS encoding flavin reductase family protein, protein MLFDMENLEAQSRYKILTATVTPRPIAWVTTLSDDGVINAAPYSFFNVLGHEPPTLALGLLAGKGRFKDTATNILATGEFVVNLVSERNADAMNTTCVDAPPEIDELALAGLIAVPSHAVRPPRIAESPVSFECRILTSMVTGPHQTIVIGRIVCAHVEDAFVQDRERCYIDTQALRLIGRMHGSGWYARCTDLFQLDRPTWTQLQHAHPATSEAP, encoded by the coding sequence ATGTTGTTCGACATGGAGAACCTCGAGGCGCAGAGCCGCTACAAGATTCTGACTGCGACCGTGACGCCGCGTCCGATCGCATGGGTTACGACCCTCTCGGACGACGGCGTCATCAACGCGGCACCGTACAGCTTCTTCAACGTGCTGGGACACGAACCGCCGACGCTTGCGCTCGGGCTTCTCGCCGGCAAGGGCCGCTTCAAGGATACGGCGACAAACATCCTCGCAACCGGTGAGTTCGTCGTGAACCTCGTGTCCGAGCGGAATGCCGATGCGATGAACACGACATGTGTCGACGCGCCACCCGAGATCGATGAGTTGGCGCTGGCCGGGTTGATTGCGGTGCCTTCCCACGCGGTTCGTCCGCCGCGTATTGCAGAATCTCCGGTGTCTTTCGAGTGCCGCATCCTGACGTCGATGGTGACCGGACCGCACCAGACCATCGTGATCGGGCGCATCGTCTGCGCCCATGTCGAAGATGCGTTCGTGCAGGACAGGGAGCGTTGCTACATTGACACGCAGGCGTTGCGCCTGATCGGGCGCATGCATGGCAGCGGCTGGTATGCCCGCTGTACCGACCTGTTTCAGTTGGACCGGCCGACCTGGACGCAATTGCAACACGCCCATCCTGCGACAAGCGAGGCGCCATGA
- a CDS encoding AtzE family amidohydrolase: MSADDIARAVKDKKLSALEATEAALARIAKYDGVLNSFTDVTAERAQAKARAVDAAIAAGANPGALAGVPFAVKNLFDVKGLATRAGSKINRDLPPASRDATLVERLEAAGAVLVGALNMGEYAYDFTGENIHDGPSRNPHDPTRMTGGSSGGSGSAVGGALVPLALGSDTNGSIRVPSSFCGIFGLKPTYGRLSRARSFPFVFSFDHVGPLARSVADLALAYDAMQGPDAADAACTTRPVEPSLPALAQGIGDLRIAVAGGYFQKNVFPEAIEAVGRVARALKVNRTVEIPEAARARSAAYVISTCEGASLHLDRLRQRPDDFDPAVRDRLIAGAMIPAPMVDRAQKFRRWYRAQVMELFKSVDVILAPATPCVAPKLGQVNFTLDGVELPVRANIGIHTQPISFIGLPVVAAPVPLEPMPIGVQIIAAPWREDIALRVAAALEREGVVAAAAPRGI, translated from the coding sequence ATGTCGGCCGACGACATCGCACGCGCCGTCAAGGACAAGAAATTGTCAGCGCTCGAGGCCACCGAGGCCGCGCTGGCGCGAATCGCCAAATACGACGGCGTGCTGAATTCCTTCACCGATGTCACCGCCGAGCGCGCGCAGGCGAAGGCGCGCGCGGTCGATGCGGCGATTGCGGCCGGGGCAAATCCCGGAGCGCTCGCCGGCGTGCCGTTTGCGGTGAAGAACCTGTTCGATGTGAAGGGGCTGGCGACCCGCGCCGGATCGAAGATCAACCGCGATCTTCCCCCCGCATCGCGCGACGCGACGCTGGTCGAGCGGCTGGAGGCTGCCGGCGCTGTGCTGGTCGGCGCGCTCAACATGGGCGAATACGCCTACGACTTCACCGGCGAAAACATTCACGACGGTCCCTCGCGCAATCCGCATGATCCGACACGGATGACCGGCGGTTCCTCCGGCGGTTCCGGCAGCGCGGTCGGCGGCGCGCTGGTGCCGCTGGCGCTGGGCTCCGACACCAACGGCTCGATCCGGGTGCCGTCGTCGTTTTGCGGAATCTTCGGGTTGAAGCCGACCTACGGCCGGCTGTCGCGCGCGCGCTCGTTCCCGTTTGTATTCAGCTTCGACCATGTCGGCCCGCTCGCCCGCAGTGTCGCCGACCTCGCGCTCGCCTATGACGCGATGCAGGGACCGGACGCGGCCGATGCCGCCTGCACGACACGGCCGGTCGAGCCGTCACTGCCGGCACTGGCCCAAGGCATCGGCGATTTGCGCATTGCGGTTGCCGGCGGTTACTTCCAGAAGAACGTGTTTCCCGAGGCGATCGAAGCTGTTGGACGTGTCGCCAGGGCGCTCAAGGTCAATCGCACCGTCGAAATTCCGGAAGCCGCCCGCGCCCGATCGGCGGCTTACGTGATCTCCACATGCGAAGGCGCTTCGCTTCATCTCGACCGCTTGCGCCAACGGCCGGACGATTTCGATCCCGCGGTGCGCGACCGTCTGATCGCCGGCGCGATGATTCCGGCGCCGATGGTCGATCGTGCACAAAAATTCCGGCGCTGGTACCGCGCGCAGGTGATGGAGTTGTTCAAGTCGGTCGACGTCATTCTGGCACCGGCGACGCCTTGCGTCGCGCCGAAACTCGGACAGGTGAATTTCACGCTTGATGGCGTCGAACTGCCGGTTCGCGCCAATATCGGCATTCACACCCAGCCGATCTCTTTCATCGGGTTGCCGGTGGTCGCCGCTCCCGTGCCGCTGGAGCCGATGCCGATCGGCGTCCAGATCATCGCCGCACCGTGGCGCGAAGATATCGCGCTACGCGTGGCGGCGGCATTGGAGCGGGAAGGGGTGGTGGCCGCAGCCGCCCCGAGAGGAATTTGA
- a CDS encoding GntR family transcriptional regulator, with protein MSLDDLPDIVAPRADRQAQTGARPGGRIVRADKLTRAEELRQQLADEIVRGDLAPGAALDETDIARRFSVSRTPVREALRQLAASGLIEARAHRGAVVAQPSVERLSGMFEAMAELEALCAGLAAERMTPAERHQLEAIHEELRVLSHAGDPDRFHQVNERFHSAIYAGSLNGHIAEITLATRKRVQPFRRAQFRNLGRLAQSHAEHDRVVQAILRGDRNGAANAMRAHIERVHGEYEIYAVSV; from the coding sequence ATGAGCCTTGACGATCTGCCAGACATTGTTGCGCCGCGCGCCGATCGGCAAGCGCAGACGGGTGCGCGTCCCGGCGGCCGCATCGTGCGCGCCGACAAGCTCACCCGCGCCGAAGAGTTGCGCCAACAGCTCGCCGACGAGATCGTGCGCGGCGACCTGGCGCCGGGAGCGGCGCTGGACGAGACCGATATTGCGCGGCGCTTCAGCGTATCGCGCACGCCGGTGCGCGAGGCCTTGCGGCAGCTCGCAGCGTCGGGCCTGATCGAAGCGCGTGCCCATCGCGGTGCGGTGGTGGCGCAGCCGTCCGTCGAACGTCTAAGCGGCATGTTCGAGGCGATGGCCGAACTTGAAGCTCTGTGCGCGGGGCTTGCGGCAGAACGGATGACGCCCGCCGAGCGCCATCAGCTCGAAGCGATCCACGAGGAATTGCGGGTGCTGAGCCATGCCGGCGATCCCGACCGCTTTCATCAGGTGAACGAACGCTTCCACAGCGCGATCTACGCCGGTTCGCTAAACGGCCATATCGCCGAGATCACGTTGGCGACCCGCAAGCGCGTGCAGCCATTTCGTCGGGCCCAGTTCCGCAATCTGGGTCGGCTGGCGCAGTCGCATGCCGAGCATGATCGCGTGGTGCAGGCCATCCTGCGCGGCGATCGCAACGGCGCTGCGAATGCGATGCGTGCGCATATCGAGCGCGTGCACGGCGAATACGAAATTTACGCCGTTTCGGTGTGA